The following are encoded together in the Acidovorax sp. KKS102 genome:
- a CDS encoding holin, with protein MKTETIDALATAGGRTSGGGAVVGFLGWLASSQAIGLFGVCIALLGALVSWYYKREANRRLAAEHALRQQERQMRIDIMRNTGRVVSGNTDLGELGADE; from the coding sequence ATGAAAACAGAAACCATCGACGCTCTTGCCACGGCTGGCGGTCGCACCTCCGGCGGCGGCGCTGTCGTTGGCTTTCTTGGCTGGCTCGCCTCATCCCAGGCAATCGGTCTGTTCGGCGTGTGTATTGCGCTGCTGGGCGCCCTGGTGAGCTGGTACTACAAGCGCGAAGCAAACCGCCGCCTGGCCGCCGAGCACGCATTGCGCCAGCAGGAGCGCCAGATGCGCATTGACATCATGCGCAACACCGGGCGCGTGGTTTCAGGCAATACCGACTTGGGCGAGCTGGGAGCCGACGAGTGA
- a CDS encoding glycoside hydrolase family protein, which produces MSRVPAQLRTSLAALVMLMGAGGGAYYVDEAATREANANAYIQAVAADPEVSDGIRIAMVMASYYESSNRHIGTPYVDKLGKGQPLTVCNGLTGPEVVAGRIYTPADCYRLEKRQYIGYEVEAKRLLTHWASYDPFQQATFLDFLHNKGEGHFIGSTMRRKANAGDWEGACRENPRWNKGTVKGVSTVLPGLQLRGDSNEEICTSWRLGVKK; this is translated from the coding sequence GTGAGCCGCGTTCCCGCCCAGCTGCGCACCAGCCTGGCCGCCCTGGTCATGCTGATGGGCGCCGGTGGTGGGGCCTACTACGTGGACGAGGCCGCCACACGCGAGGCCAACGCCAACGCCTACATCCAGGCCGTGGCCGCTGATCCCGAGGTATCGGACGGCATCCGCATTGCCATGGTGATGGCCAGCTACTACGAATCCAGCAATCGCCACATCGGCACGCCCTACGTGGACAAACTGGGCAAGGGCCAGCCGCTCACCGTCTGCAATGGCCTGACCGGGCCCGAGGTGGTGGCGGGTCGCATCTACACCCCCGCCGACTGCTACCGGCTGGAGAAGCGCCAGTACATCGGCTACGAGGTCGAAGCCAAGCGCCTGCTCACGCACTGGGCCAGTTACGACCCGTTCCAGCAAGCCACCTTCCTCGACTTCCTGCACAACAAGGGCGAGGGCCATTTCATCGGCAGCACCATGCGACGCAAGGCCAATGCCGGGGACTGGGAAGGCGCCTGCCGCGAAAACCCGCGCTGGAACAAAGGCACGGTCAAAGGCGTTTCCACCGTGCTGCCGGGCCTGCAGCTGCGCGGCGACTCCAACGAGGAAATCTGCACATCCTGGCGCCTTGGGGTTAAAAAATGA